The genomic stretch CTCAGAAAACTCAACCACATCTCCAATCTTATGTTTATTTTCCGGATCATGGACTTTGTATTTCTTGGTTGATTTGTACTTCTTCATATATTTGGGATGAGTTTTAAAGCTGCCCACTGACACAATAATAGTT from Parcubacteria group bacterium encodes the following:
- the rpsQ gene encoding 30S ribosomal protein S17, whose protein sequence is MDKKLKTTRGRVTGDKMDKTIIVSVGSFKTHPKYMKKYKSTKKYKVHDPENKHKIGDVVEFSECKPISKDKRFKIV